From a region of the Verrucomicrobiia bacterium genome:
- a CDS encoding biopolymer transporter ExbD, which produces MKFPRNARIAKGSLEAAPWAAVMFLLVTFLLLGNLLYTPGVHIELPVASLPADDALPGTDKPTLSVAMDASGRLFYENQLMEETQLLARLSETVKAAPEKPTLIVRADRAVSYENLIRLTLLARQAGIENAVLATLPRPFDKTPARP; this is translated from the coding sequence ATGAAATTTCCACGCAACGCCCGCATCGCCAAGGGCTCGCTGGAAGCCGCACCGTGGGCGGCCGTCATGTTCCTGCTGGTCACCTTCCTGTTACTGGGCAACCTGCTCTACACCCCGGGCGTCCACATTGAACTGCCCGTGGCCAGCCTGCCGGCGGACGACGCCCTGCCCGGCACGGACAAGCCGACGCTCAGCGTGGCCATGGACGCCAGCGGCCGGTTGTTCTACGAGAACCAGCTGATGGAAGAAACCCAACTGCTGGCGCGGTTGAGCGAAACCGTAAAGGCCGCCCCCGAGAAACCAACGCTGATCGTCCGCGCAGACCGGGCCGTCAGTTACGAAAACTTGATCCGTCTGACGCTGCTGGCGCGGCAGGCCGGCATTGAAAACGCGGTCCTGGCGACGCTTCCCCGGCCGTTCGACAAAACGCCGGCCCGCCCGTGA
- a CDS encoding IMP dehydrogenase — translation MAATLKPHPIDSQFFQAADVFFPAQAGLALTYDDVTLATQYSEILPRDTQLGTMLANGLQLNIPIVSADMDTVTESRMAIAMALNGALGLIHYNMPEEDQLHHVSRVKNHVHGLIQDPIKVSPDELIGDVLAMVEKRRFEFRTFPVVDASGKLVGLLSGHVVKHRYAARKVSEALTPRSQVQTIGKKELGSNPIARADKFFTDHPGIHKLLVVDDKDHLHGLFTMSDVERITQERKAQFKPARDAQFRLVCGAAVSATRNAFGELDRDRILKHVGGLVERGVDVVAVSTAHGFSKGVAETVKMIRGEFKQLPIIAGNVTSAAGVEFLADAGASIIKVGQGPGSICTTRVVAGVGIPQLTALYVCSRAAARKGVSILADGGITKSGDIVKALTLAQAVVCGGILAGCPEAPGQIMEIGGKMYKQYRGMGSLAAMKAGSAARYGHDKADSTRKVAAEGIEALKEVSGSVDQVLSQLIGGIQSGMGYLGAANLEQLCLKARYIRVSPAGMKEAAPHDVVELKTGH, via the coding sequence ATGGCAGCTACGCTGAAGCCCCACCCCATTGATTCACAGTTTTTCCAGGCGGCGGATGTCTTTTTCCCGGCGCAGGCCGGCCTCGCCCTGACCTACGACGACGTTACCCTGGCCACGCAGTATTCCGAAATCCTGCCCCGCGACACGCAACTGGGCACCATGCTCGCGAATGGCCTGCAGTTGAACATCCCCATTGTCTCCGCGGACATGGACACCGTGACCGAATCGCGCATGGCCATCGCCATGGCGTTGAACGGGGCGCTGGGGCTCATCCACTACAACATGCCCGAAGAGGACCAACTGCATCACGTCAGCCGCGTGAAGAACCACGTGCACGGTCTGATCCAGGATCCCATCAAGGTTTCCCCGGATGAACTGATTGGCGATGTGCTGGCCATGGTGGAGAAGCGCCGTTTCGAGTTTCGGACGTTCCCCGTGGTGGACGCTTCCGGCAAGCTCGTCGGCTTGTTGTCGGGGCACGTCGTGAAGCACCGTTACGCGGCGCGCAAAGTTTCCGAGGCGCTCACCCCGCGCAGCCAGGTCCAGACCATCGGCAAAAAAGAGCTCGGCTCCAACCCCATCGCGCGGGCGGACAAATTCTTCACCGACCATCCCGGCATTCACAAACTGCTCGTCGTCGATGACAAGGATCACCTGCACGGGCTGTTCACGATGAGCGACGTCGAGCGCATCACGCAGGAGCGGAAGGCGCAGTTCAAACCGGCGCGCGACGCGCAATTCCGGCTCGTCTGCGGTGCGGCCGTGAGTGCCACGCGCAACGCCTTTGGCGAGCTGGACCGCGACCGCATCCTGAAGCACGTCGGCGGTCTGGTGGAGCGGGGCGTTGATGTGGTGGCGGTCTCCACGGCCCACGGCTTCAGCAAGGGCGTGGCGGAAACGGTGAAGATGATTCGCGGCGAATTCAAACAGCTGCCCATCATCGCGGGCAACGTCACCAGCGCCGCCGGCGTGGAATTTCTCGCCGACGCTGGCGCCAGCATCATCAAGGTGGGCCAGGGCCCGGGCTCCATTTGCACCACGCGCGTGGTGGCGGGCGTCGGGATTCCCCAGTTGACGGCCCTCTACGTGTGCTCTCGCGCTGCGGCCAGGAAAGGCGTCAGCATTCTGGCCGACGGTGGCATTACGAAGTCGGGCGACATCGTGAAGGCGTTGACGCTCGCGCAGGCCGTGGTGTGCGGCGGCATTCTGGCCGGTTGTCCCGAGGCGCCGGGGCAGATCATGGAAATCGGCGGCAAAATGTATAAGCAATACCGCGGCATGGGCAGCCTGGCAGCCATGAAGGCGGGCTCGGCCGCGCGTTACGGCCACGACAAGGCCGATAGCACGCGCAAGGTGGCCGCCGAAGGCATCGAGGCGCTCAAGGAAGTGTCCGGCTCCGTGGACCAGGTGCTGTCCCAGCTCATCGGCGGCATCCAGAGCGGCATGGGCTACCTCGGCGCCGCCAATCTGGAGCAGCTCTGCCTGAAGGCCCGCTACATCCGCGTCAGTCCGGCCGGCATGAAAGAAGCCGCGCCCCACGACGTCGTGGAATTGAAGACGGGCCATTGA